From the genome of Blautia pseudococcoides, one region includes:
- a CDS encoding peptide deformylase, translating to MVRAVVRDTFFLSQKSEPAGRDDDEVVKDLLDTLQANRERCVGMAANMIGVKKRIIVVSTGRVDMAMLNPVILRRSMPYETEEGCLSLEGSRKTTRFETIEVEYRDRSYKRCRQRFKGWTAQIIQHEIDHCNGIVI from the coding sequence ATGGTAAGAGCAGTGGTGAGAGACACTTTTTTTCTCAGTCAAAAATCGGAACCTGCCGGGAGGGATGACGATGAGGTGGTAAAGGATTTACTTGACACCCTTCAGGCTAACCGGGAGCGGTGTGTAGGGATGGCAGCTAATATGATCGGCGTTAAGAAACGTATTATTGTGGTCAGTACGGGCAGGGTGGACATGGCTATGCTGAATCCGGTGATCCTTAGGAGATCCATGCCTTATGAGACAGAAGAGGGATGTCTTTCCCTGGAGGGAAGCAGAAAGACCACCCGTTTTGAAACCATAGAAGTAGAATACAGGGACCGGAGCTATAAGCGATGCAGACAACGGTTTAAAGGATGGACCGCGCAGATCATACAGCATGAAATTGACCATTGTAATGGGATTGTAATATGA
- a CDS encoding DUF1653 domain-containing protein: MDRDLRPGDIVRNFKRETVHPDSDLYLYQIIAFATHSETNEKLVIYQALYRPFGVWARPYDMFMSEVDREKYPEISQRYRFEKIEN, from the coding sequence ATGGATCGGGATTTGAGGCCAGGGGATATTGTAAGGAATTTTAAGAGAGAAACCGTGCATCCGGACAGTGACTTATATTTGTATCAGATTATTGCATTCGCAACGCATTCTGAGACAAATGAAAAACTGGTGATCTATCAGGCGCTATACCGTCCGTTTGGAGTATGGGCCAGGCCGTATGATATGTTTATGAGTGAGGTGGACAGAGAAAAATACCCGGAAATCAGTCAGAGATACAGGTTTGAGAAAATCGAAAATTAA
- a CDS encoding response regulator transcription factor encodes MKYIAIIEDDIPIGDMVEAILKKEGYGVLRAYSGTEALLLLSQRHPDLILLDLMLPGLSGEEILPKLSGIPVIVVSAKAGLDDKVNLLLEGASDYITKPFETKELLARITVQLRKASIPFDHTELMFEDLCLNTETYQVMADGMAVRLTKTEFAVLKLLMQNPFQVITKARILDLISEDTPDCMESSLKVHVSNLRRKLREITGKDYIEAVWGIGFKMREQ; translated from the coding sequence ATGAAATATATTGCAATTATAGAAGATGATATTCCCATCGGTGATATGGTAGAAGCTATTTTGAAAAAGGAGGGATACGGGGTGCTGCGTGCGTATTCAGGGACGGAGGCACTGCTGCTTTTGTCCCAGAGGCATCCGGATCTGATCCTGCTGGATTTAATGCTCCCCGGACTGAGCGGGGAGGAAATCCTTCCAAAGCTTTCCGGGATTCCCGTTATTGTAGTCAGCGCGAAGGCTGGGTTAGACGACAAGGTGAATCTTCTGCTGGAAGGCGCTTCGGACTATATCACAAAACCTTTTGAAACAAAAGAATTGTTAGCCAGGATAACGGTGCAGCTCAGAAAGGCGTCCATTCCCTTTGATCATACAGAATTGATGTTTGAGGATCTGTGTCTTAATACGGAAACATATCAGGTTATGGCAGACGGTATGGCTGTCCGCCTGACCAAAACGGAGTTTGCTGTTTTAAAACTGCTGATGCAGAACCCTTTCCAGGTCATTACAAAGGCACGGATATTGGATTTGATCAGTGAAGATACACCGGACTGTATGGAAAGTTCCCTGAAAGTACATGTGAGCAATCTGCGGAGAAAACTCAGGGAGATAACAGGAAAAGATTATATTGAGGCAGTATGGGGAATTGGATTTAAAATGCGTGAACAATAA
- a CDS encoding ATP-binding cassette domain-containing protein has product MDYVLSTENLSKQYKNFKALNRLSMHVEKGAIYGFIGRNGAGKTTLIRLICGLQKPTSGEYTIYGEKYTSPNILKVRRRMGAVVETPSIYQDLTAEDNMRVQYAVLGRPSYDGIKELLELVGLSDTGKKKVKNFSLGMRQRLGIAIALAGDPDFLVLDEPINGLDPQGIIEIRELILKLNREYRITVLISSHILDELSRLATHYGFIDSGRIVKEITAKELDAACRKGMHMVVSDVQALSRALDERRIEYAVASEYEADVFGEWSVTDLVQALSKQGCTVNKITERDESLESYYINLIGGGSHE; this is encoded by the coding sequence ATGGATTACGTTTTGAGTACAGAGAATCTTTCAAAACAATATAAGAATTTTAAAGCTTTAAACAGACTTTCCATGCATGTGGAAAAAGGAGCAATTTATGGATTTATAGGAAGGAACGGGGCCGGGAAGACCACTCTCATCCGCTTGATCTGTGGACTGCAGAAGCCCACTTCCGGGGAATACACAATCTATGGGGAAAAATATACTTCCCCCAACATTCTCAAAGTGCGCCGGCGCATGGGAGCAGTGGTGGAGACACCGTCTATTTATCAGGACCTGACAGCGGAGGATAATATGCGTGTGCAGTATGCGGTCCTTGGACGGCCATCCTATGATGGGATTAAAGAATTACTGGAGTTGGTAGGCCTTTCCGATACTGGAAAGAAGAAAGTAAAGAATTTTTCTCTGGGCATGCGCCAACGTCTGGGAATTGCTATAGCGCTTGCGGGCGATCCGGATTTTCTGGTGTTGGATGAGCCGATCAATGGCCTGGACCCTCAGGGGATCATCGAAATAAGGGAATTGATTCTGAAGCTGAACCGGGAATACAGGATTACTGTGCTGATCTCCAGCCATATTCTGGATGAGCTTTCCCGGCTTGCCACACATTACGGATTTATTGACAGCGGAAGAATTGTGAAGGAAATCACCGCAAAAGAACTGGATGCTGCATGCCGGAAGGGGATGCACATGGTGGTATCTGACGTACAGGCCCTCAGCCGTGCACTGGACGAAAGGAGAATAGAATATGCCGTTGCTTCAGAGTATGAAGCCGACGTCTTTGGTGAGTGGAGTGTGACAGATCTTGTGCAGGCCTTATCAAAACAGGGATGTACGGTGAATAAGATCACAGAGAGGGACGAAAGCCTGGAGAGCTATTACATCAATCTGATCGGAGGTGGCAGCCATGAGTAA
- a CDS encoding ABC transporter permease subunit translates to MSKLLHANFLRLRKDKYFWIGNLVMGLYGVIHSVGQYRNVKVYDMSVTFDSVFFASHIVIGLLIAAFCSLFVGTEYSDGTIRNKLMVGCNRRDIYLSNFITCAAAGVFMNFAYMFTACIAGIPLFGFFEMGWQEIVIYIVNGMLMVVAFAAIFTMLSMLNQNKALVAIISMMGIFALLFLSMYITMKLGEPEFTDAVSMSETVGDTVTQTIQRIPNPMYPSPSQRSVYQFLLISFLQVRGYRFHRGL, encoded by the coding sequence ATGAGTAAACTGCTTCATGCAAACTTTTTACGCCTGCGAAAGGATAAATATTTTTGGATTGGAAACCTTGTAATGGGTCTGTATGGTGTGATCCACAGTGTGGGACAATATCGGAATGTGAAAGTATATGATATGAGTGTCACATTTGACTCTGTATTTTTTGCCTCTCATATTGTAATAGGCTTGCTGATCGCGGCATTCTGCAGCCTCTTTGTGGGGACGGAATACAGCGATGGAACCATCCGCAATAAACTGATGGTAGGGTGCAACCGAAGAGATATCTATCTGTCAAACTTTATTACCTGTGCGGCAGCAGGTGTGTTTATGAATTTTGCTTATATGTTTACCGCATGTATTGCGGGAATCCCTCTCTTTGGATTTTTTGAAATGGGATGGCAGGAGATAGTTATATATATCGTAAATGGTATGCTTATGGTTGTTGCGTTCGCAGCGATTTTTACCATGCTGTCTATGCTGAATCAGAATAAGGCATTGGTGGCGATCATCAGTATGATGGGTATATTTGCTCTTCTGTTTTTGTCTATGTATATTACTATGAAACTGGGAGAACCGGAATTTACTGATGCGGTTTCTATGTCAGAGACAGTTGGTGATACAGTTACACAGACCATTCAGCGAATACCCAATCCTATGTATCCCAGTCCATCACAAAGAAGCGTTTATCAGTTTTTATTGATTTCCTTCCTACAAGTCAGGGGATACAGATTTCATCGGGGGCTGTGA